The Choristoneura fumiferana chromosome 11, NRCan_CFum_1, whole genome shotgun sequence genome includes a region encoding these proteins:
- the mRpL9 gene encoding mitochondrial ribosomal protein L9 codes for MLGIRSFLSNIVQAQTFLSQQTRTTFVLKRRWPPPLHKKGGKTTKLRGRHFVYDLVEDKNVVRQPDMKVILNQYVEGVGNAGDVLTMRPNQVYRDYLMPGLAVYATPENMEKYQVEENKPKSEDTFSSPYVQRTMNCLSRLVLQITMSKKEPWTLEPWHVKTSFRKAGFVVPEHAIKMPPGKVSGPDLSLQDKEFFVTVTINKTETVNVRCRIHHWATGLERLPWVEHHWKKVTEPLFPEQAEVLQNLPLPE; via the exons ATGTTGGGAATACGTTCATTTCTTTCTAATATTGTTCAAGCACAGACCTTCCTGTCTCAACAAACCAGA ACAACATTTGTGCTGAAAAGGAGATGGCCTCCACCATTACACAAGAAGGGTGGTAAAACGACAAAACTAAGAGGCCGTCACTTCGTGTATGACTTGGTTGAGGACAAAAATGTTGTGAGGCAACCTGACATGAAAGTTATTTTAAATCAGTATGTTGAAG GTGTTGGTAATGCTGGTGATGTACTGACGATGCGGCCCAATCAGGTGTACCGAGATTACCTCATGCCTGGCCTTGCTGTGTATGCCACTCCTGAAAATATGGAAAAATACCAAGTAGAGGAAAATAAACCCAAATCTGAAGATACATTTAGTTCACCATATGTACAAAGG actATGAATTGCCTGTCTCGTCTTGTGCTGCAAATCACAATGAGCAAAAAGGAGCCTTGGACCCTGGAACCGTGGCATGTTAAGACCTCATTCCGAAAGGCTGGCTTTGTGGTACCAGAACATGCCATAAAAATGCCACCTGGGAAAGTGTCTGGCCCAGACCTTTCCCTCCAGGACAAGGAATTCTTTGTTACTGTTACA ATTAACAAAACAGAGACAGTGAATGTGAGATGTCGGATCCACCACTGGGCCACGGGTCTGGAGCGCTTACCGTGGGTGGAGCACCATTGGAAGAAAGTTACGGAACCCCTCTTCCCTGAACAAGCAGAGGTCTTGCAGAATTTGCCTCTTCCTGAATGA